Proteins encoded by one window of Elephas maximus indicus isolate mEleMax1 chromosome 5, mEleMax1 primary haplotype, whole genome shotgun sequence:
- the ETNPPL gene encoding ethanolamine-phosphate phospho-lyase — MCELYSKQDTLALRRRHIGPSCKVFFADDPIKIVRAQRQYMFDEKGDQYLDCISNVAHVGHCHPEVVKAALKQMELLNTNSRFLHDSIVEYAKRLSATLPEKLSVCYFTNSGSEANDLALRLARQYRGHQDVITLDHAYHGHLSSLIEISPYKFRKGKDIKKEFVHVAPHPDTYRGKYREDHPDPASAYANEVKKIIEDAHNGGRKIAAFIAESMQSCGGQIIPPAGYFQKVAEYVHGAGGVFIADEVQVGFGRVGKHFWSFQMHGEDFVPDIVTMGKPIGNGHPMACVVTTREIAEAFSSSGMEYFNTYGGNPVSCAVGLTVLDIIENEDLQRNATRVGNYLTELLNKQKAKHTLIGDIRGFGLFIGIDLVKDQQKRTPATAEAQHVIYKMKEKRVLLSADGPHRNVLKIKPPMCFTEEDAEFMVQQLDGILTVLEEATGARTESMISAKTPCRAKE, encoded by the exons GCCCTCATGTAAAGTTTTCTTTGCTGATGATCCCATCAAAATTGTGCGAGCTCAGAGGCAGTACATGTTTGATGAGAAAGGCGACCAGTATTTGGACTGCATCAGCAATGTGGCCCATG TGGGACACTGTCACCCTGAAGTGGTCAAAGCTGCCTTGAAACAGATGGAACTGCTAAATACAAACTCTCGGTTCCTTCACGACAGCATTGTTGAGTATGCCAAGCGCCTTTCAGCAACCCTGCCGGAGAAACTCTCTGTTTGCTATTTTACAAATTCAGg ATCTGAAGCCAATGACTTAGCCCTACGCCTGGCTCGGCAGTACAGAGGCCACCAAGATGTGATCACTCTTGACCA tgcttacCATGGTCACCTATCATCTTTAATAGAGATCAGTCCATATAAATTTCGAAAGGGCAAAGATATCAAGAAAGAATTTGTACATGTG GCACCACATCCAGATACTTACAGAGGAAAATATAGAGAAGACCATCCAGACCCAGCCAGTgcttatgcaaatgaggtgaagAAAATTATTGAAGATGCTCATAACGGTGGGAGAAAG ATTGCTGCCTTTATTGCTGAATCCATGCAGAGTTGTGGCGGACAAATAATTCCTCCAGCAGGCTACTTCCAGAAAGTGGCAGA ATACGTACATGGAGCAGGGGGTGTATTTATAGCTGATGAAGTTCAGGTAGGCTTTGGCCGAGTTGGGAAACATTTCTGGAGCTTCCAAATGCATGGCGAAGACTTTGTTCCCGACATCGTCACAATGGGAAAACCAATTGGCAATGGCCATCCAATGGCATGTGTGGTAACAACCAGAGAAATTGCAGAAGCCTTCAGCAGCTCTGGAATGGAGTATTTCAATACG TATGGAGGAAATCCAGTATCTTGTGCTGTTGGTCTGACTGTCCTGGATATAATTGAAAATGAAGACCTTCAAAGAAATGCCACCAGAGTAGGGAATTATCTTACAGAGTTACTGAATAAACAGAAGGCTAAACATACTTTGATAGGAGATATCAG GGGCTTTGGCCTTTTTATTGGGATTGACTTAGTGAAGGACCAGCAGAAAAGGACCCCTGCCACAGCTGAGGCTCAACATGTCATCTACAA AATGAAGGAAAAGCGAGTGCTTCTCAGTGCTGATGGACCTCACAGAAATGTGCTTAAAATAAAACCACCTATGTGCTTCACGGAAGAGGATGCAGAGTTTATGGTGCAACAACTCGATGGGATTCTAACAG TTTTAGAAGAAGCCACAGGTGCCAGAACTGAAAGCATGATCTCTGCGAAGACTCCATGCAGAGCAAAA GAATAA